A section of the Babylonia areolata isolate BAREFJ2019XMU chromosome 1, ASM4173473v1, whole genome shotgun sequence genome encodes:
- the LOC143289229 gene encoding complement C1q subcomponent subunit A-like: MSAKADALLVALMALTVHQTMGAPQAKRSDDVQPVEVVQNMANQVATLEAKVAAVQDNLRQLQETESHKVAFTASILEHDIIASPGHVIPFSRVVTNAGNAYDANTSAFTAPFDGQYMFFVSIDVTPTYKCFNILRNGRVVIPGHNDAGDHHIVAGGVITLRAGDEVTVNHDPAAVGAVDGGHEAIFTGFNI, translated from the exons ATGTCCGCCAAAGCGGATGCGTTGCTGGTCGCCCTCATGGCGCTGACAGTGCACCAGACGATGGGGGCACCTCAGGCCAAAAGATCGGATGATGTTCAGCCGGTAGAAGTCGTGCAAAATATGGCCAACCAAGTGGCCACTCTGGAGGCCAAGGTGGCTGCTGTGCAAGACAATCTGCGACAACTGCAAG agacagagagccacaaaGTGGCCTTCACTGCCTCCATCTTGGAGCATGACATCATAGCTTCCCCGGGACACGTCATCCCCTTCTCTCGCGTCGTCACCAACGCAGGCAACGCTTATGACGCTAACACCAGCGCCTTCACGGCCCCTTTTGACGGGCAGTATATGTTTTTCGTCAGCATTGACGTCACTCCTACTTACAAATGTTTCAACATCCTTCGGAACGGGAGAGTGGTCATTCCGGGTCACAACGACGCAGGGGATCACCACATCGTTGCTGGAGGGGTCATCACTTTGAGGGCTGGTGACGAGGTCACCGTCAACCATGATCCTGCCGCTGTCGGGGCTGTGGATGGTGGTCACGAAGCCATCTTCACCGGATTTAACAtctag
- the LOC143287849 gene encoding uncharacterized protein LOC143287849 translates to MFSVPTNSIGITGEPLKLQDLLRYRATMIWDGYIYQRERTGKNRSWWRCRRNRPRDKEARMCMGRAVYRNQRLVITVEHSHGPETTSQNFIPSHCRQSSRKDLVALAAVKGFVLSADQALLQSKQTSNVDVDEYGSMEETPTQQRKPVNYRATMLWDGYIYHRERIGKNCSWWRCRKNRPQDRDARKCFARGTYKYCDQELMVTVKHTHGPETTNQNYVPPPCGPCRQDSEAAVKGFVLSADQALLQSKVTNVVKHHQCDLCDMKFAIARVLETHKMLEHQVCAQWKCSECGMQFLQAESHVLHMSVSHPCVAAQHGFTSSAGLVVGKTEPSECEEQAELVMKVETEPRSDMREKMVELMTNMEDSVTESRVDVKTISNRSRRREKTMHKCDYCPAEFRHPCKLKVHIRKHTGEKPYKCTLCPKTFTSGTKRGAHFKSAHNKTRKHLCDWCGKKFFSLKILTDHVRIHTGEKPYSCSVCSRKFRKRNALNVHLRQHTGEKPYVCDQCGQSFTVKVSLRAHLKSKHNIVVRTDVSTREAELGDSSIPSIGRPKKREAENLLFVNGQNGHVGQPTVQLQLNTVSTSSGYLLNNCNMYALSSSDANVLSAGAFSSIPHF, encoded by the exons ATGTTCAGCGTT CCAACCAACTCGATAGGCATCACAGGAGAACCACTCAAACTGCAGGACCTACTGCGTTATCGTGCGACTATGATATGGGACGGCTAcatctatcagagagagagaactggcaaGAATCGCAGCTGGTGGCGGTGCCGGAGAAACCGTCCCCGGGACAAGGAAGCAAGGATGTGCATGGGCAGAGCGGTGTACAGGAACCAGCGATTGGTGATCACTGTGGAACACAGTCATGGGCCTGAGACAACCAGTCAG AATTTCATTCCTTCACATTGTAGGCAATCCAGCAGAAAGGATTTGGTGGCACTGGCAGCAGTGAAAGGCTTTGTGTTATCAGCTGATCAGGCCTTGCTTCAGTCAAAG CAAACTAGCAATGTAGATGTGGATGAGTATGGCAGTATGGAGGAAACACCCACACAGCAGCGTAAGCCAGTGAATTACCGGGCCACAATGTTATGGGACGGCTACATctaccacagagagagaatcggCAAAAACTGCAGCTGGTGGCGCTGCCGAAAAAACCGACCTCAGGACAGGGACGCCAGAAAGTGCTTTGCGAGAGGCACCTACAAATATTGTGATCAAGAACTCATGGTCACGGTGAAACACACCCATGGGCCAGAGACCACAAACCAG AACTATGTGCCCCCGCCTTGTGGACCGTGCAGACAGGACTCAGAGGCAGCAGTGAAAGGCTTTGTGTTATCAGCTGATCAGGCCTTGCTTCAGTCAAAGGTAACTAATGTGGTGAAACATCACCAGTGTGATCTTTGTGACATGAAGTTTGCCATCGCCAGAGTCCTGGAAACACACAAAATGTTAGAGCATCAGGTCTGTGCGCAGTGGAAGTGCAGTGAGTGTGGCATGCAGTTTCTACAGGCAGAAAGCCACGTACTTCACATGAGTGTCAGCCATCCTTGTGTTGCTGCTCAGCATGGTTTCACCAGTTCTGCTGGTCTTGTTGTTGGTAAAACTGAACCCAGCGAGTGTGAAGAGCAGGCGGAACTGGTGATGAAAGTGGAGACAGAGCCACGATCTGACATGAGGGAAAAGATGGTTGAGCTGATGACCAACATGGAGGACAGTGTGACAGAATCCAGGGTTGATGTTAAGACCATCTCCAACAGGTCACgtaggagagaaaaaacaatgcACAAATGTGATTACTGCCCTGCAGAATTCCGTCACCCTTGCAAACTGAAGGTCCATATCAGAAAGCACACGGGGGAAAAGCCATACAAGTGTACCCTGTGTCCAAAAACCTTCACATCGGGAACCAAAAGAGGTGCCCATTTTAAGTCAGCGCACAACAAAACTCGCAAACATTTGTGTGACTGGTGTGGGAAAAAGTTCTTCAGCTTGAAGATTCTGACAGATCACGTTCGGATACACACAGGGGAGAAACCCTATTCCTGTTCTGTTTGCTCAAGGAAGTTTAGAAAGCGGAATGCTCTGAACGTCCACCTACGCCAGCACACAGGGGAAAAACcttatgtgtgtgaccagtgcGGTCAATCGTTTACTGTCAAAGTGTCTTTGCGAGCTCACCTTAAATCTAAACACAACATTGTGGTCAGGACAGATGTGTCAACGAGAGAAGCAGAGCTGGGAGACAGCAGCATTCCCAGCATCGGTCGACCAAAGAAAAGAGAGGCTGAGAACCTGCTGTTTGTTAACGGACAGAATGGTCATGTGGGACAGCCGACAGTCCAGCTGCAATTGAACACCGTCAGCACCAGTTCTGGTTACCTGCTGAACAACTGCAACATGTATGCTTTGTCTTCGTCTGATGCCAATGTCCTTTCTGCAGGTGCTTTTTCTTCCATTCCTCACTTTTGA